A DNA window from Paraclostridium bifermentans contains the following coding sequences:
- a CDS encoding PHP domain-containing protein, with protein MKIIADYHTHTVYSHGKGSIEDNVKVAIEKNIEKIGISDHGYKHIAYGVKYDNIAKMREEIDRLNEKYPEIEILLGMECNILDDKGNIDVDYKISKMLDYTMAGYHFGSMPTSIKSALNHTFNYLRIKGHCKDYNTRAVINAIENNDLFIVTHPGDKGDVYIDEVAKAAAKHNTLLEINSHHGNLSVEQINKVKNIGVEFVIGSDAHTPNNVGNFEKALEIAKEANLDFSLIKNIKL; from the coding sequence ATGAAAATAATAGCTGATTATCATACTCACACTGTATACAGCCATGGAAAAGGAAGCATCGAAGATAATGTAAAAGTGGCTATTGAAAAAAATATCGAGAAGATAGGTATATCAGATCATGGGTATAAGCATATTGCATATGGAGTTAAATATGATAATATAGCAAAAATGAGAGAAGAAATAGATAGGCTTAATGAAAAGTATCCTGAAATAGAAATACTTTTAGGAATGGAATGTAATATATTAGATGATAAAGGAAATATAGATGTAGATTATAAAATCTCTAAAATGTTAGATTACACTATGGCAGGTTATCATTTTGGATCAATGCCAACATCTATAAAAAGCGCTCTTAATCATACATTTAATTATTTAAGAATTAAAGGACATTGCAAAGATTACAATACAAGAGCTGTAATAAATGCCATTGAAAATAATGATTTATTTATAGTTACTCACCCTGGAGATAAAGGGGATGTATATATTGATGAAGTGGCAAAGGCGGCTGCTAAACACAATACCTTACTAGAAATAAATTCACACCATGGCAATTTGAGTGTTGAACAAATAAACAAGGTGAAAAATATAGGTGTAGAGTTTGTTATAGGATCAGATGCACATACTCCAAATAACGTTGGTAATTTTGAAAAAGCCTTAGAAATTGCAAAAGAAGCAAACTTGGATTTTAGCCTTATAAAAAATATTAAACTTTAA
- the murB gene encoding UDP-N-acetylmuramate dehydrogenase produces the protein MNKEFIYKHLLNILNKEDILLDEPMKNHISFKVGGPADFLVKPRNEEQLKDLVSLLKKEEIPYLIVGNGSNLLVRDGGIRGVVIKIADNFNEFRIEGNTVYAQSGALLSFMGKAILNESLTGFEFAAGIPGTLGGAVAMNAGAYGGEMKDIVKSVKLMDFEGNICELSNEEMQFSYRKSIISKKEYIVLSAIIELKEGNFEEIRESMRELTKSRVTKQPLNLPSAGSTFKRPEGYFAAKLIEDSGLKGLTLRGAQVSEKHSGFVVNLGNATAKDILDLIYIVKNIVNSKFGIMLEEEVKILGDE, from the coding sequence ATGAATAAGGAATTTATATATAAACATTTATTAAATATATTAAATAAGGAAGACATACTTTTAGACGAACCAATGAAAAATCACATATCGTTTAAGGTAGGAGGTCCAGCGGATTTTTTAGTAAAACCAAGAAATGAAGAACAGCTAAAAGATTTAGTATCTTTATTAAAAAAGGAAGAGATACCATACTTAATTGTTGGTAATGGATCAAACCTTTTAGTTAGAGATGGAGGAATAAGAGGTGTAGTTATAAAAATAGCTGACAATTTCAATGAGTTTAGAATAGAAGGAAATACTGTTTATGCACAATCAGGAGCACTACTTTCTTTTATGGGTAAAGCTATATTAAATGAAAGCCTTACAGGGTTTGAGTTTGCAGCAGGTATACCAGGAACTTTAGGTGGAGCTGTAGCTATGAATGCAGGTGCGTATGGCGGAGAAATGAAAGATATAGTAAAAAGTGTTAAACTTATGGATTTTGAAGGAAATATATGCGAATTAAGTAATGAAGAAATGCAGTTTTCTTACAGAAAGAGTATAATAAGTAAAAAGGAATATATTGTATTGTCTGCAATTATAGAATTAAAAGAAGGTAACTTTGAAGAAATAAGAGAATCTATGAGAGAATTAACAAAAAGTAGGGTAACAAAACAACCGTTAAATCTACCAAGTGCAGGAAGTACTTTTAAAAGACCAGAAGGGTATTTTGCAGCAAAACTAATAGAAGATAGTGGATTAAAAGGATTAACTTTAAGAGGAGCTCAAGTTTCAGAAAAACACTCTGGATTCGTAGTTAACTTAGGAAATGCGACAGCTAAAGATATACTAGATTTAATATATATAGTTAAAAATATAGTGAATTCTAAATTTGGTATTATGCTAGAAGAGGAAGTTAAAATACTAGGAGATGAATAA
- a CDS encoding formate/nitrite transporter family protein translates to MDKNFLTPIEIANATVESGIKKSKLSTKKSVLLGILAGLFIGLGALGNILISQTIKDPGLAKFAGASIFPIGLMLVVVCGAELFTGNNLMTMAVMDKKITTKEMIRNWVLVYIANFIGAVILVAFVYFSDTLVKDAAIKSINIAQSKANLGFTSAFLKGVMCNIIVVLAVWFATAGKDIVSKIFACWFPIMLFVLCGFEHSIANMFFIPMGMALGADVSILQLIFNLIAVTLGNIVGGAIIVPYIYYNCYLKED, encoded by the coding sequence ATGGATAAAAATTTTTTGACTCCAATAGAAATAGCGAATGCAACTGTAGAATCGGGGATAAAGAAATCAAAATTATCTACGAAAAAAAGTGTATTACTAGGTATTTTAGCAGGTTTATTTATCGGGTTAGGGGCGTTAGGTAATATTTTAATTAGTCAAACTATAAAAGACCCAGGTTTAGCAAAATTTGCAGGAGCAAGTATATTTCCAATAGGACTTATGTTAGTTGTAGTTTGTGGAGCTGAGTTATTTACAGGAAATAACCTTATGACAATGGCAGTTATGGATAAAAAAATAACAACCAAGGAAATGATTAGAAATTGGGTATTAGTATATATAGCAAATTTTATAGGAGCAGTTATACTTGTGGCGTTTGTTTATTTTAGTGATACTTTAGTTAAAGATGCAGCTATAAAGTCTATAAATATAGCACAAAGCAAAGCCAACTTAGGATTTACAAGTGCTTTTTTAAAAGGAGTAATGTGTAATATTATTGTTGTTTTAGCTGTATGGTTTGCAACAGCAGGAAAAGATATAGTTTCTAAAATTTTTGCATGTTGGTTTCCTATTATGTTATTCGTTTTATGTGGATTTGAACATAGTATAGCTAATATGTTTTTTATTCCTATGGGAATGGCTCTAGGAGCTGATGTATCAATTTTACAATTAATTTTTAATTTAATAGCAGTTACACTTGGCAATATAGTTGGAGGGGCTATTATAGTTCCATATATATACTATAATTGTTATTTAAAAGAAGATTGA
- the whiA gene encoding DNA-binding protein WhiA, which yields MSFSAETKNELARIFSDNECCNISELSAIVRLAGSIQIAGYKKLNLKISTELNSTARKIFKLLKSNFGINTEISVNKNQMLKRNSSYVLMITSEMGAENLLRELGILSQEDYFFTMNKVPEGLIKDNDCIRAFIRGAFLGGGSISDPEKNYHLEFVTNNEEFAESLKDLINSLGFNSKTVSRKNNYVVYLKESEQISDLLNIIGAHQALLSLESTKIVKEMRNNVNRIVNCETANLSKTVNAAVRQIENIKYIQQKVGLDHIPPNLREIAVLRIEYEDLTLKELGEMASPQLSKSAVNHRLRKIEQIADNLRLKFE from the coding sequence ATGTCTTTTTCAGCAGAAACAAAAAATGAGTTAGCTAGAATTTTTTCGGATAATGAATGTTGTAATATAAGTGAACTTTCTGCAATAGTCAGATTAGCAGGAAGTATACAAATCGCTGGGTATAAAAAATTAAATTTAAAAATAAGTACTGAGTTAAACTCGACTGCTAGAAAGATTTTTAAATTATTAAAATCTAATTTTGGAATTAACACAGAGATATCGGTAAACAAAAATCAAATGTTAAAACGAAATAGCAGTTATGTACTTATGATTACTAGTGAAATGGGTGCGGAAAATTTATTAAGAGAGTTAGGTATTTTATCTCAAGAAGATTATTTCTTTACGATGAATAAAGTTCCTGAGGGTCTTATTAAAGACAATGACTGTATTAGAGCTTTTATAAGAGGTGCTTTTTTAGGTGGAGGCTCTATTAGTGATCCAGAAAAAAATTACCATTTAGAATTTGTAACAAATAATGAAGAATTTGCAGAGTCCTTAAAGGATCTTATAAATTCGTTAGGATTTAATTCAAAAACTGTATCTAGAAAAAATAATTACGTAGTATATCTAAAAGAAAGTGAACAAATATCAGATTTATTAAATATAATAGGAGCTCACCAAGCTTTATTAAGCCTTGAAAGTACGAAGATAGTAAAAGAAATGCGAAACAACGTAAATAGAATTGTTAATTGTGAAACAGCTAATTTATCAAAAACTGTTAATGCAGCTGTTAGGCAAATAGAAAATATAAAGTATATACAACAAAAAGTAGGATTAGATCACATTCCACCAAATTTAAGAGAGATAGCAGTTTTAAGAATAGAGTATGAAGATTTAACATTAAAAGAACTTGGAGAAATGGCTAGTCCTCAATTAAGTAAATCAGCAGTTAACCATAGGTTAAGGAAAATAGAACAAATAGCAGATAATTTAAGATTGAAATTCGAATAA
- a CDS encoding gluconeogenesis factor YvcK family protein has translation MTSVIIFIGLVGWIFSLSVAFLYLKEKKENSNKTIKNNIKEEKPRVVVIGGGTGQSVFLRGLKHYTPNITAVVTVADDGGGSGVLREDLGMLPPGDIRNCLLSLANMEPTMDAVMKYRFTDGALKGQSFGNLFLAAMNGVYGNFETAVYKMSEVFAITGRVLPVTLEDINLIANLDNGNIVKGESNIPNQVRVQNTKIKSIELEPKNAKPLDEVIKSIKNTDIIVIGPGSLYTSIMPNLLVDGVIDAIKESEAPKVYISNIMTQPGETDNFNVVDHINAINKHCGENIIDIVITNNEVLPKPVFEIYNKDGASQVLLDKKQKQTLEDMGIKVVECNLVEIKSNYIRHDADYISNVVVNLALSHIYDNEK, from the coding sequence ATGACATCAGTAATAATTTTTATAGGATTAGTGGGGTGGATTTTTTCACTAAGTGTAGCTTTTTTATACCTTAAAGAAAAAAAAGAAAACTCTAATAAAACTATAAAAAATAATATAAAAGAAGAAAAACCTAGGGTAGTTGTAATAGGAGGAGGAACAGGTCAATCAGTCTTTTTAAGAGGACTAAAACATTACACTCCTAATATAACGGCTGTAGTAACTGTTGCTGATGATGGTGGAGGATCAGGAGTATTAAGGGAAGATTTAGGTATGTTGCCTCCTGGAGATATAAGAAACTGTTTACTTTCATTAGCTAATATGGAGCCTACTATGGATGCTGTTATGAAATATAGATTTACAGATGGTGCTTTAAAAGGTCAAAGTTTTGGAAATTTATTTTTAGCAGCTATGAATGGAGTTTACGGAAATTTTGAAACTGCTGTTTATAAAATGAGTGAAGTTTTTGCTATAACAGGTAGAGTTTTACCTGTAACGCTAGAAGATATAAATTTAATAGCAAATCTTGATAACGGAAATATAGTAAAAGGTGAATCCAACATACCAAATCAAGTGAGAGTTCAAAATACGAAAATTAAGAGTATAGAACTAGAACCTAAAAATGCTAAACCATTAGATGAAGTTATTAAATCTATAAAAAACACAGATATTATTGTTATAGGTCCAGGAAGTTTATATACAAGTATAATGCCTAATTTATTAGTAGATGGAGTTATTGATGCAATAAAAGAATCTGAAGCTCCTAAAGTGTATATATCAAACATAATGACTCAACCTGGAGAAACTGATAACTTTAATGTTGTAGACCATATAAATGCTATAAATAAACATTGTGGGGAAAATATAATTGATATAGTAATAACTAACAATGAAGTTTTACCAAAACCTGTATTTGAAATTTATAATAAAGATGGTGCAAGCCAAGTATTATTAGACAAAAAACAAAAACAAACACTGGAAGATATGGGAATAAAAGTGGTAGAATGTAATTTAGTAGAAATAAAAAGTAACTATATAAGACACGATGCAGATTACATATCTAATGTAGTTGTTAATTTGGCACTAAGTCATATTTATGATAATGAGAAGTAA
- a CDS encoding NADH-quinone oxidoreductase subunit NuoF, producing MSKIKSFNELRDLIDELKPNLSLRNNTIHENSKKELLVCGDTGCRAANSMPIIDSLKSEIKNAGLEDIVSVSLTGCFGFCAQGPIVKVHPDNVFYVKVSSDDAKEIVQEHLVKGNVVDRLLYLEASENKKVHASEDISFYKQQMRIALHNCGYINPEKVEDYIANDGYLTLGKCITELTPEQVIEEVKVSGLRGRGGAGFPTGIKWEATRKSISDQKYVVCNADEGDPGAFMDRSILEGDPHKVLEAMAICGYAVGSDTGYIYIRAEYPLAIERLQLAISQAKNLGLLGNNILGTDFNFNIELKYGAGAFVCGEGTALMRSIEGNRGEPRMKTYSSTKKGLWDVPTCANNVETFANIPPILSNGGNWYKNIGTEKSSGTKVFALGGKINNVGLVEIPMGTTLRDVIYNIGGGIPDGREFKAVLTGGPSGGCIPSDYLDTPIDFDNLSNLGSMMGSGGMLILDDTDCMVDIAKFFLGFTVEESCGKCTPCRIGNKRLLEILTKITDGKGTEQDLIDLENLSKTIVSTSLCGLGKSAPNPVLSTLNYFYDEYKSHVIDKKCPSGKCQALLNFVITDSCIGCTKCSKVCPAGCISGSVKEKHEIDVSKCLKCGACMDNCKFNAIIKR from the coding sequence ATGAGTAAAATAAAGTCATTTAATGAGTTAAGAGATCTAATCGATGAGTTAAAACCAAATTTATCTTTAAGAAATAATACAATCCATGAAAATAGTAAAAAAGAATTACTAGTTTGTGGAGATACAGGATGTAGAGCTGCAAATAGTATGCCTATAATCGATAGTTTGAAATCCGAAATAAAAAATGCAGGCTTGGAAGATATTGTGAGTGTATCTTTAACAGGTTGTTTTGGTTTTTGTGCTCAAGGTCCAATTGTTAAGGTTCATCCTGATAACGTTTTCTATGTAAAGGTTAGTTCCGATGACGCTAAAGAAATTGTTCAAGAACATTTAGTAAAAGGAAATGTAGTCGATAGATTGTTGTATTTGGAAGCTTCAGAAAACAAAAAGGTACATGCTTCTGAGGATATTTCTTTTTATAAACAACAAATGCGTATAGCTCTACATAATTGTGGATACATAAATCCTGAAAAAGTTGAAGATTATATAGCAAACGATGGTTACTTAACGCTTGGTAAATGTATAACTGAGTTAACACCTGAACAAGTTATAGAAGAAGTAAAAGTTTCAGGACTTAGAGGTAGAGGCGGTGCAGGGTTCCCAACAGGAATAAAATGGGAAGCTACTAGAAAATCTATATCTGATCAAAAGTATGTTGTTTGTAATGCAGATGAAGGCGATCCTGGTGCATTTATGGATAGATCTATATTAGAAGGAGATCCTCATAAAGTTCTAGAGGCTATGGCTATTTGTGGTTATGCAGTAGGTTCAGATACTGGTTATATTTATATAAGAGCTGAATATCCACTTGCTATAGAAAGACTTCAACTAGCTATATCTCAAGCTAAAAATTTAGGACTTCTTGGTAATAATATATTAGGAACTGATTTTAACTTTAATATAGAACTTAAATACGGAGCTGGTGCATTCGTCTGTGGTGAAGGTACCGCATTAATGAGATCAATAGAAGGTAATCGTGGAGAACCTAGAATGAAAACTTATAGCTCAACTAAAAAAGGTCTTTGGGATGTTCCAACTTGTGCAAATAACGTTGAGACTTTTGCAAATATACCTCCTATTTTGAGCAATGGCGGTAATTGGTATAAAAATATAGGAACTGAGAAATCTTCTGGAACTAAAGTTTTTGCTCTTGGAGGAAAGATAAATAATGTAGGACTTGTTGAAATACCAATGGGTACAACTCTAAGAGATGTAATATATAATATAGGCGGTGGTATACCGGATGGTCGAGAGTTTAAAGCAGTACTTACAGGTGGTCCATCTGGAGGTTGTATTCCTTCTGATTACTTAGATACTCCTATAGATTTTGATAATTTAAGTAACCTAGGTTCTATGATGGGTTCAGGAGGTATGCTTATTTTAGATGATACTGACTGTATGGTTGATATCGCCAAGTTCTTCTTAGGATTCACAGTCGAAGAATCTTGCGGTAAATGTACACCTTGTCGTATAGGTAATAAGAGACTACTTGAAATATTAACAAAAATAACAGATGGAAAAGGTACGGAACAAGATTTAATAGATTTAGAAAATTTATCTAAAACTATAGTAAGTACATCTTTATGTGGATTAGGAAAATCTGCTCCTAACCCAGTTCTAAGTACTCTTAACTATTTCTATGATGAATATAAATCTCATGTTATTGATAAAAAATGTCCTTCTGGCAAATGCCAAGCACTATTAAACTTTGTTATAACTGATTCATGTATAGGGTGTACAAAATGTTCTAAAGTTTGCCCTGCTGGATGTATATCTGGTTCAGTTAAAGAAAAGCATGAAATAGATGTATCAAAATGTTTGAAATGTGGAGCTTGCATGGACAACTGTAAATTTAATGCAATAATTAAGAGATAA
- the cls gene encoding cardiolipin synthase has translation MIILSVIFSYEFLVIALYVINFLVILNMIFRERRSIESSVAWILILTIVPPAGFVLYIVFGRKMNKVNMFKLKKEEDKKLKSRMIESADFLQYSEKFEPSIVEHRDMIYSLATLNSAPYTTNNKVSIYTDGYEFFDELKAQLKKSKKYIHIEFYIFKDDGIGNEILDILIEKLSEGVEVRLLYDTVGSRLLSEKGIQRLRKAGGKIGAFFPSFLKIINFNLNFRNHRKIVVIDGEVGFVGGFNVGDEYLGKDPKFGYWRDTHTKIVGSAVNDLNLRFMMDWRYTTHEDISFTKYLNDDINPYNGNVGIQIVNSGPDLSEIDEIKYGYLKMIQKAKKYLYIQSPYLILNSSLLDALKIACLSGVDVRIMIPSKPDHPFVYWASYSYAGELLKFGAKIYTYDKNAFLHSKTVVIDDSICSIGTANMDIRSFELNFEVNAFMYCSNVAIKQKEIFEADIEKCVQVTQEMYDNRSRVIQFKESISRLLSPVL, from the coding sequence ATTATCATTTTATCCGTAATTTTTTCATATGAATTTTTAGTAATAGCTCTATATGTGATTAACTTTTTAGTTATTCTTAATATGATATTTAGAGAAAGAAGAAGTATAGAATCTTCAGTTGCTTGGATTTTAATTTTAACAATAGTTCCTCCAGCAGGTTTTGTTTTATATATAGTGTTTGGTAGAAAAATGAATAAAGTTAATATGTTCAAATTAAAAAAAGAAGAAGATAAAAAATTAAAAAGCAGAATGATTGAATCTGCAGATTTCTTACAGTACTCAGAGAAATTTGAACCTAGTATAGTAGAACATAGAGATATGATTTACTCTTTAGCTACCTTAAATAGTGCTCCATATACTACAAATAATAAAGTTTCAATCTATACTGATGGTTACGAATTCTTTGATGAATTAAAAGCTCAATTAAAAAAATCTAAAAAATATATTCACATTGAGTTTTATATTTTTAAAGACGATGGAATAGGAAATGAAATTTTAGATATTCTTATTGAAAAACTTTCTGAAGGTGTAGAGGTTAGACTTTTATATGATACAGTTGGGAGTAGACTTTTATCTGAAAAAGGAATTCAAAGGCTAAGAAAAGCTGGAGGTAAGATCGGAGCTTTCTTCCCTTCATTCTTAAAGATAATAAACTTCAACTTAAACTTTAGAAATCACCGTAAAATAGTTGTAATCGACGGCGAAGTAGGATTTGTTGGTGGATTTAATGTTGGGGATGAATATTTAGGAAAAGATCCTAAGTTTGGTTACTGGAGAGATACTCATACTAAAATAGTAGGATCTGCAGTAAATGATTTAAATCTTAGATTTATGATGGACTGGAGATATACTACTCATGAAGATATTAGTTTTACTAAGTATTTAAATGATGATATTAATCCGTATAATGGCAATGTAGGAATACAAATAGTTAATAGTGGTCCTGATTTATCAGAAATAGACGAAATTAAATATGGATACTTAAAAATGATTCAAAAAGCTAAAAAATATTTATATATCCAATCTCCATATCTTATATTAAATAGTTCTTTGCTTGATGCTCTAAAAATAGCATGTTTATCAGGTGTAGATGTAAGAATAATGATTCCATCTAAACCAGATCATCCATTTGTATATTGGGCAAGCTATTCTTATGCTGGAGAACTTTTAAAATTTGGAGCTAAGATTTATACTTATGATAAGAATGCTTTTCTTCATTCAAAAACAGTAGTTATAGATGACTCAATTTGTTCTATAGGTACTGCAAATATGGATATCCGTAGTTTTGAACTTAATTTTGAAGTTAATGCATTTATGTATTGCTCTAATGTTGCAATTAAACAAAAAGAGATATTTGAAGCAGATATAGAAAAATGTGTACAAGTAACTCAGGAAATGTATGATAACAGATCTAGAGTTATTCAGTTTAAAGAATCTATATCAAGACTTCTATCTCCTGTTTTATAA
- a CDS encoding NUDIX hydrolase has protein sequence MREEVSAGGVVLFGNAVLLLRKFNGDWVLPKGKVEIGENKEDAALREVLEETGVKADILKYLGEIHYTFKENWDENKAVHKTVYWYLMQARNMDTIPQKEEGFIDAKFVHLDRVVDLARYDDEKEIIKVALDEIKKRLKKN, from the coding sequence ATGAGAGAAGAGGTTAGTGCCGGGGGCGTAGTATTGTTTGGTAATGCAGTGCTCTTACTTAGAAAATTTAATGGAGACTGGGTATTGCCTAAAGGAAAAGTTGAAATTGGAGAGAATAAGGAAGATGCAGCACTTAGAGAAGTTCTAGAAGAAACAGGTGTAAAGGCTGATATACTAAAGTATTTAGGTGAAATACATTACACTTTCAAGGAAAATTGGGATGAAAATAAAGCAGTTCATAAAACTGTATATTGGTATTTAATGCAAGCAAGAAATATGGATACTATTCCTCAAAAAGAGGAAGGTTTCATCGATGCTAAGTTTGTTCACTTAGATAGAGTAGTAGATTTAGCTAGATATGACGATGAAAAAGAAATTATAAAAGTTGCTTTAGACGAGATTAAAAAAAGATTAAAAAAGAATTAA
- a CDS encoding NADH-quinone oxidoreductase subunit NuoE family protein has product MCRCSQCNNDVFKELDEFIDSLPTKKGALIQVLHHAQGLFGYLPKEVQLHISKKLDVSPAKVYGVVSFYSYFTTEQKGEYKISVCLGTVCFVKGADKILAEFEKQLGIKSGETTSDLMFSLEGLRCVGACGLAPVVVVNGKVYGQVKVDQVKDIIAEYKQIEATC; this is encoded by the coding sequence ATGTGTAGATGTTCTCAATGTAACAATGATGTATTTAAAGAATTAGATGAATTTATAGATTCTTTACCTACTAAAAAAGGGGCTCTAATTCAAGTTTTACACCATGCACAAGGTCTATTTGGTTATTTACCAAAAGAAGTGCAACTTCATATTTCAAAAAAATTAGATGTATCACCAGCTAAAGTTTATGGTGTTGTAAGTTTTTACTCTTACTTTACCACTGAACAAAAAGGTGAATATAAAATAAGTGTCTGTCTAGGCACGGTTTGTTTCGTAAAAGGTGCAGACAAAATACTTGCTGAATTTGAAAAACAATTGGGGATTAAATCTGGGGAAACTACATCTGACCTTATGTTCTCTCTTGAAGGTCTTAGATGTGTTGGAGCTTGTGGCCTAGCTCCTGTAGTTGTTGTAAATGGAAAAGTTTATGGTCAAGTTAAGGTTGATCAAGTAAAAGATATAATAGCTGAATATAAACAAATAGAAGCTACTTGTTAA
- the rapZ gene encoding RNase adapter RapZ has translation MRFIIVTGLSGSGKSEAMKSLEDIGFYCVDNLPPTLITKFAELCYQGNSNIDKVALGIDIRGREFFETLHESLSYLEKENYKYEVLFLDCADDILVKRYKMTRRNHPLAKSTQITEGIKEEREILQTLRDKADSIIDTSNMKPRDLKDEISKLYIEGEKTPKLTISVVSFGFKHGIPIDSDLVFDVRFLPNPYYVEELRPQTGEDQVVRDYVMDSDVSREFFAKLEDMVDFLIPHYIEEGKNHLVIAIGCTGGRHRSVTISNLLYDDLIKKGYRVVKKHRDYTLR, from the coding sequence ATGAGATTTATAATAGTAACAGGATTATCTGGATCAGGAAAAAGTGAAGCTATGAAATCTTTAGAAGATATTGGATTTTATTGCGTAGACAATTTACCTCCAACTCTTATAACTAAATTTGCGGAGTTATGTTATCAAGGAAATTCTAATATAGACAAAGTGGCTTTAGGGATAGATATAAGAGGAAGAGAGTTCTTTGAGACATTACATGAAAGTTTAAGTTACTTAGAAAAAGAAAATTATAAATATGAAGTTTTATTTTTAGATTGCGCAGATGATATTTTAGTAAAAAGGTATAAAATGACTAGAAGAAATCATCCATTAGCTAAATCCACTCAAATAACAGAAGGAATAAAAGAGGAAAGAGAAATTCTTCAAACTTTAAGGGATAAGGCTGATAGTATAATTGATACTAGTAATATGAAACCTAGGGATTTGAAAGATGAAATAAGCAAGCTATATATAGAAGGAGAAAAAACTCCTAAACTTACAATATCTGTAGTTTCATTTGGATTTAAACATGGAATACCTATAGATTCAGATTTAGTATTTGATGTTAGATTTTTACCAAATCCATATTATGTAGAAGAGTTAAGGCCTCAAACAGGGGAAGATCAAGTTGTAAGAGATTACGTAATGGACTCTGATGTAAGTAGAGAATTTTTTGCTAAGTTAGAAGATATGGTGGATTTCTTAATACCTCATTATATTGAAGAAGGAAAGAATCATTTAGTTATAGCTATTGGGTGTACAGGCGGGAGACATAGATCTGTAACAATTTCTAATTTACTTTATGACGATTTGATTAAAAAGGGCTATAGAGTTGTAAAAAAACATAGAGATTACACTCTTAGATAA
- a CDS encoding formate/nitrite transporter family protein has protein sequence MSDKKMLTPAEVAEYTLHAGIKKATTPTKKVLVSAFLAGMYIALGALGSIAASYNLLANPATYGLGKMVAGLMFPAGLVLILIAGGDLFTSNILITLAALKKKVTWGQTFKNWSLVWIGNLIGAAFAAALVAKSGVFDWSNGLYGGVVIKTAVGKSNIEFFAAIASGVVCNLLVCATVWASYAAKSVSGKVIMGWLGIFVFVCIGVEHVVANMGYLLAGLIVKLNPTYLEAAHKTLADVANFNFGNVLLHNFLPVTIGNIIGGMIIAGSYYFLFMSKSEN, from the coding sequence ATGAGTGATAAAAAAATGCTTACACCTGCTGAAGTTGCTGAGTATACTTTACATGCAGGAATAAAAAAAGCGACTACTCCAACTAAAAAAGTTTTAGTTTCTGCATTTTTAGCTGGAATGTATATAGCTTTAGGAGCTTTAGGTTCTATTGCTGCATCATATAACTTATTAGCTAATCCAGCGACTTACGGATTAGGAAAAATGGTTGCTGGACTTATGTTCCCTGCTGGTCTAGTACTTATATTAATAGCAGGTGGAGACTTATTTACAAGTAACATTCTTATAACACTAGCAGCGTTAAAGAAAAAAGTAACTTGGGGCCAAACTTTTAAAAACTGGTCTTTAGTTTGGATCGGAAACTTAATAGGTGCTGCTTTTGCTGCCGCTTTAGTTGCTAAATCTGGTGTATTTGACTGGAGTAATGGTTTATACGGTGGAGTTGTTATAAAAACTGCTGTTGGTAAATCAAACATAGAATTTTTCGCAGCTATAGCTTCAGGTGTAGTATGTAACTTATTAGTTTGTGCTACGGTTTGGGCTTCATATGCAGCTAAATCTGTTTCAGGAAAAGTAATAATGGGTTGGTTAGGAATATTCGTATTCGTATGTATCGGAGTAGAACACGTTGTTGCTAACATGGGATATTTATTAGCTGGTTTAATTGTTAAATTAAACCCAACATATTTAGAAGCAGCTCATAAAACTTTAGCTGATGTTGCAAACTTTAACTTTGGAAATGTTTTATTACATAACTTCCTACCAGTTACTATAGGTAACATAATAGGTGGTATGATAATCGCAGGATCTTACTACTTCTTATTTATGAGTAAAAGCGAAAATTAA